Proteins co-encoded in one Cupriavidus nantongensis genomic window:
- a CDS encoding type IA DNA topoisomerase — MMRTMNTAMESQPALLIVESPNKTGKIEEMFRGRFKAMATYGHICDLPRNPREGIGIDRESMQGEYALTSDAHRAIDGTRAVAKIREYLRDNPGTVVYLGTDEDREGESIAAFVMKYLQLSNPKRMRFNAITREKIEHAFQHADHIDWNAVASREARRLIDRIIGNVASPVLMRQVNQKGVATGRVQTAVEALVIERERKIRNHQVQTYYTVHLDLGGWQVEWQYQAPNASRNGPKPNSEYDIDDPSPRCLDAELAKAASNQRALAVQSCEDSFELRLPPSPFYTFSMVQAANRIFDWDAEKTMQVAQRLFEGDGSGHGHITYHRTDSPNIDPVAAEEIRSLLRSQGMSVPETPNRWTVKNKNAQEGREGIRPSYIDVEEAGATEEQRALYKLIRERAFYSQLAPARYAIRRVVLTDARNVQRFAATARILLEPGWMASPAAKSPVLQDDEAAKNHPEARRLPKLSPGATVNVDRAEVRSHQTKTPPRYTLNTLTAKLEKLGIGRPATLATILRGVQTKGSIKVGKDRELEATPLAEKCYDILYPRFGFAHIGYTAELEAALDQIAKGVLDGPRLVRYVWDRLDADCAALTNSGTQLQQGSCGEST; from the coding sequence ATGATGCGCACGATGAATACCGCCATGGAATCCCAACCCGCCCTGCTGATCGTTGAATCGCCGAACAAGACTGGCAAGATCGAAGAGATGTTTCGAGGCCGATTTAAGGCCATGGCGACATACGGGCACATCTGCGACCTACCCCGCAATCCTAGGGAGGGTATCGGCATCGACCGAGAATCGATGCAGGGCGAATACGCCCTGACCTCAGATGCGCATCGAGCCATTGACGGTACGCGAGCCGTCGCCAAGATTCGCGAGTATCTCCGCGACAACCCCGGGACGGTTGTCTATCTAGGCACCGATGAAGATCGCGAAGGCGAGTCTATTGCCGCCTTCGTCATGAAGTATCTGCAACTCAGCAACCCGAAGCGCATGCGCTTCAATGCGATCACCCGCGAGAAGATCGAGCATGCATTTCAGCACGCTGATCATATCGACTGGAATGCGGTCGCCTCTCGCGAAGCTCGCCGGCTGATTGACAGGATCATTGGCAATGTGGCATCGCCGGTCCTAATGCGCCAAGTGAACCAGAAGGGCGTCGCGACCGGCCGGGTGCAAACTGCTGTCGAGGCGCTCGTGATCGAGCGTGAGCGCAAGATTCGCAATCACCAGGTGCAGACCTACTATACGGTCCACCTCGACCTCGGCGGATGGCAAGTTGAATGGCAGTATCAAGCGCCCAACGCTTCCAGGAATGGGCCGAAGCCCAACAGCGAGTACGACATTGACGACCCGTCCCCACGCTGCCTGGATGCCGAGCTGGCTAAGGCTGCAAGCAATCAACGTGCCCTCGCCGTTCAGTCCTGTGAAGACTCCTTCGAGCTGCGACTCCCTCCCTCGCCCTTCTATACCTTCAGCATGGTGCAAGCCGCGAACCGCATCTTTGACTGGGACGCGGAGAAGACCATGCAAGTCGCACAAAGGCTTTTCGAAGGCGACGGATCTGGCCACGGTCACATCACCTACCACCGCACCGACAGTCCGAACATCGATCCAGTTGCTGCAGAAGAAATCCGATCCTTATTGCGTTCACAGGGGATGTCCGTGCCGGAAACGCCCAACCGCTGGACAGTAAAAAACAAGAACGCTCAGGAAGGCCGTGAAGGCATCCGACCGTCGTACATCGACGTCGAGGAAGCTGGCGCAACCGAAGAGCAACGCGCACTCTACAAGCTAATTCGTGAGAGAGCGTTCTACAGCCAACTGGCGCCGGCTCGATACGCGATCAGGCGCGTCGTCCTCACAGACGCGAGGAACGTACAACGCTTCGCCGCTACCGCACGGATTCTCTTGGAGCCAGGATGGATGGCAAGCCCTGCAGCGAAATCGCCAGTCCTGCAGGACGATGAGGCAGCGAAGAATCACCCTGAAGCAAGGCGCCTGCCCAAACTGTCACCGGGCGCTACAGTCAATGTCGACCGTGCCGAGGTGCGCAGTCACCAAACTAAAACACCGCCGCGTTATACGCTCAACACGCTGACGGCGAAGCTTGAAAAGCTTGGAATCGGCCGGCCCGCGACCCTTGCTACGATTCTCAGAGGGGTACAGACCAAGGGCTCAATCAAGGTTGGCAAGGATCGCGAGCTGGAAGCTACACCATTGGCTGAAAAGTGCTACGACATCCTCTATCCCCGCTTCGGCTTCGCCCACATCGGCTACACAGCGGAACTTGAAGCTGCCTTAGACCAGATCGCGAAGGGCGTCCTCGACGGGCCGCGCCTGGTGCGTTATGTCTGGGATCGCCTCGATGCCGACTGCGCCGCGCTGACCAACTCAGGAACGCAACTTCAACAAGGCTCTTGCGGGGAATCGACCTGA
- a CDS encoding type II secretion system F family protein: MSDKLALGISQSKKRVRAAKRRRPQKPRSLWAKISHSGDKLAFAWPIRQGLYRHLSAQVGNGVQVEDALENYRLRLQRRKHVTADKIVGDISRRMRDGSTLSDALSKWIPTDEVSIINSGELSGNLSKSLDLLVESKRRIASVMRTVKSSMTRPLIYSVAIYAFVWAVGRYVIPDLQFALPEERARGLVAAMFILGHLANSWVAIIPPVAAQIVLGLVFYSLPRWKGRYRVTAERYFPYNFYRDIHGYAWLMGFTALLRAGMADVTILKNQFAHATPWLHERLHAIWWRMDNGSSLPAALMAKGKGKGGMPPFGFPNPDVVDDISSMAGFSDFPERITKVASTWAEELEETTKARAARFGFYAEMVMYGLMTLLMLAVNAMSDQLANVPSA; the protein is encoded by the coding sequence ATGTCCGATAAATTGGCTCTTGGTATCTCCCAGTCAAAGAAACGAGTCAGGGCCGCGAAGCGGAGGCGCCCCCAAAAGCCTCGCAGTCTCTGGGCGAAGATCTCCCACTCTGGTGACAAGCTCGCGTTCGCCTGGCCGATTCGTCAAGGCCTGTATCGCCATTTGTCGGCGCAGGTTGGCAACGGGGTTCAGGTCGAAGACGCTCTTGAGAACTACCGCCTTCGCCTGCAACGACGCAAGCACGTCACCGCAGACAAGATCGTCGGCGATATTTCGCGCCGCATGCGGGATGGTTCCACCCTCTCTGACGCCCTATCGAAATGGATCCCTACTGACGAAGTCAGCATCATCAACAGCGGTGAACTGTCGGGCAATCTGTCCAAGTCGCTGGATCTGCTCGTGGAGTCCAAACGCCGAATTGCTAGCGTGATGAGGACAGTTAAGTCTTCCATGACCCGGCCGCTGATCTACAGCGTCGCAATCTACGCCTTTGTGTGGGCCGTTGGGCGCTACGTAATTCCGGATTTGCAGTTTGCACTTCCAGAGGAACGCGCCCGAGGTCTTGTAGCCGCGATGTTCATCTTGGGACATCTCGCCAATAGCTGGGTTGCAATCATCCCCCCGGTGGCAGCGCAAATAGTCCTCGGCTTGGTCTTCTATTCACTCCCTCGCTGGAAGGGACGCTACCGGGTAACCGCCGAGCGGTATTTCCCATACAACTTCTACCGAGACATTCACGGCTACGCTTGGTTGATGGGGTTCACTGCACTGTTGCGCGCCGGCATGGCAGACGTGACGATTTTGAAGAACCAGTTCGCGCATGCGACGCCCTGGCTGCACGAGCGGCTACACGCGATCTGGTGGCGGATGGATAACGGTTCAAGCCTGCCCGCTGCGCTTATGGCCAAGGGTAAGGGTAAGGGCGGCATGCCACCCTTTGGTTTTCCCAACCCCGACGTCGTGGACGACATCTCCTCGATGGCCGGCTTTTCTGACTTCCCAGAGCGCATCACGAAAGTCGCTAGCACGTGGGCTGAAGAACTTGAAGAGACCACGAAAGCTCGGGCCGCAAGATTTGGTTTCTATGCCGAAATGGTGATGTACGGCCTTATGACGTTGCTCATGCTTGCCGTCAACGCCATGTCGGACCAACTTGCCAATGTGCCCTCAGCTTAG
- a CDS encoding type 4 pilus major pilin has protein sequence MSEILGALFKNLAALIGVAAVALVLYSFFGSSKTGNATNDLTQLQTNVQALYSTQSTFTSLTNTVAVNGGLAPTRMVAAGALINPWSGAITVNVNAADATRFDVTEAGVPNDACSKMATNTPSIVGLKINGAAQALPIDAGAAVSACNASPNSLIFTFSH, from the coding sequence ATGAGTGAAATCCTCGGCGCCCTGTTCAAGAACCTCGCTGCCCTGATCGGTGTGGCAGCCGTCGCCCTTGTCCTTTATTCCTTCTTTGGCTCGTCAAAGACAGGTAACGCGACCAACGACCTGACCCAGCTTCAGACCAACGTGCAGGCCCTGTACAGCACCCAGTCAACTTTCACGTCGCTTACCAACACAGTCGCCGTCAACGGCGGCTTGGCACCCACTCGCATGGTCGCCGCCGGCGCTCTTATCAATCCGTGGTCTGGTGCAATCACTGTGAACGTCAATGCCGCCGATGCAACACGCTTCGACGTTACCGAGGCAGGCGTGCCGAACGACGCCTGCTCCAAGATGGCGACCAACACACCGTCGATTGTCGGTCTGAAGATCAATGGCGCGGCGCAGGCGCTGCCCATCGATGCTGGTGCTGCGGTCAGCGCCTGCAACGCGTCGCCAAACAGCCTGATTTTCACCTTCAGTCATTAA
- a CDS encoding helix-turn-helix domain-containing protein, which produces MKSSKLNAAFGKTLARLRRERGWTQEFLSFECDLTRNYVSLLERGESSPTLNTISSLAEALNIGAEELIKMTFEELRKTSRDSRRI; this is translated from the coding sequence ATGAAATCTTCAAAACTTAATGCAGCCTTCGGCAAGACTCTGGCCAGGCTGCGCAGAGAACGTGGCTGGACACAAGAATTCTTGAGCTTTGAGTGCGATCTCACAAGAAACTATGTTTCGTTGCTTGAGAGAGGAGAGAGCTCGCCGACATTGAACACCATTTCAAGCCTAGCCGAGGCATTGAATATTGGAGCGGAAGAGTTGATCAAGATGACATTTGAAGAGCTCCGGAAGACTTCAAGAGATTCGCGTAGGATTTAA
- a CDS encoding P-loop NTPase, with amino-acid sequence MAKAPIETSQPVSKFIVVHGDKGGVGKSMVAQALADQLMCSGAKVAIVEADTQNPDVARMFGNNLPVAQTNVRSENGWMDVMDFVMKYPGHTIIMNTPAGIGEYMRSDMESFANFLKAQDMPVEMELWWVMNVQHDSVNLLNEAYKTYGQFFSRVRVVCNLHYAGGDKSPHGPFVLWHESPLKIQIEKKQGLTIFFPGLHIRVVAKVLDPRKIMPFSDAVDAVVGESVALEHSERWKLQQWLMDCQKAFEPAIAPAVAPAVASAG; translated from the coding sequence ATGGCAAAAGCCCCAATAGAGACTTCGCAGCCCGTCTCAAAATTTATTGTTGTACATGGAGATAAAGGAGGGGTGGGCAAGTCGATGGTTGCCCAGGCGCTCGCTGACCAACTGATGTGTTCCGGCGCCAAGGTGGCCATCGTAGAAGCGGACACGCAGAACCCGGATGTTGCTCGGATGTTCGGCAACAATCTGCCGGTCGCACAAACGAACGTACGCAGCGAGAACGGCTGGATGGATGTGATGGACTTCGTGATGAAATATCCGGGCCACACCATCATCATGAACACGCCGGCCGGCATTGGCGAATACATGCGCTCCGACATGGAATCGTTCGCCAATTTCCTCAAGGCGCAGGACATGCCGGTGGAGATGGAGTTGTGGTGGGTCATGAACGTCCAGCACGACTCGGTCAATCTGCTCAACGAAGCGTACAAGACGTACGGTCAGTTCTTCTCGCGCGTACGTGTCGTATGCAATCTGCACTACGCTGGCGGCGACAAGTCCCCGCACGGCCCCTTTGTGCTCTGGCACGAGAGCCCGTTGAAGATCCAGATTGAGAAGAAGCAAGGTCTGACGATCTTCTTCCCGGGCCTCCATATCCGCGTGGTGGCGAAAGTGCTGGACCCGCGCAAGATCATGCCGTTCTCGGATGCTGTGGATGCCGTAGTAGGGGAATCGGTGGCGCTTGAGCACAGCGAGCGTTGGAAGCTCCAGCAATGGTTGATGGACTGCCAGAAGGCGTTCGAACCTGCCATTGCTCCTGCCGTCGCTCCCGCAGTCGCAAGCGCCGGGTAA
- a CDS encoding acyltransferase family protein, translating to MNVGYRADVDGLRALAVLMVVLCHAGLPWLSGGFVGVDVFFVISGFVVTQSLRRSLADGTMSFADFYVRRARRLLPALYAMMAAVFVFAILFLLPSDATAFAKHIGLISLLVGNVYLARQTGYFDPAAEQQPLLHTWSLSVEEQFYLMLPLVLYLLRRRSVRMQAVVLGALLVISLAASQWAIGKAQPGAYYLAHNRAFEFLIGVLLAYAPALQGAKRRTFDLIALGGLAVVVISAVMLKPAAPFPGMLALAPCLAVASTIWATPRSSLASLLLANRWVVALGRASYSIYLWHWPILFALRRFDLRAPEWTAAGVVASLAVGAVSYRWIEQRFRYGAIPQRKAAIRFMLAPALAVAGVIVIGKVSGGFLFAYPQAFRIAYSKAEEGTWDDARGKACWEQVAVTDPRRCHLGQPDAVRRAVLWGDSHAYHLLHFVDRLGIDYHLQVQDVAFPMCAPIVQVPERAGDSRYEGNRQRCAEHNANVMRYLVANRSIDTVILSAVWDLYANGEPRADAAPNIHGYLPGDIDRALDETVGQLLKAGKRVVVFDDIPLLPESSVNCPLYNRLRWQREQHDCTFALADASGNRAAAQAVLDRLMAKHPAVSVVRTYGASCTAGRCVAEYDGVPLYRLNDSGHLSMEGSRVYYDLYQSTRPHELEQVFGGRLKLAANSVQ from the coding sequence ATGAACGTCGGCTATCGCGCCGACGTGGACGGTTTGCGTGCCTTGGCAGTCCTGATGGTGGTGTTGTGCCACGCCGGATTGCCATGGCTTAGCGGTGGTTTTGTCGGCGTGGATGTGTTTTTCGTAATCTCCGGTTTCGTAGTCACGCAAAGCCTGCGCCGCTCCTTGGCTGACGGCACCATGTCGTTTGCCGATTTTTATGTTCGGCGCGCACGACGCCTGCTGCCAGCGCTTTACGCCATGATGGCGGCGGTGTTCGTCTTCGCGATACTGTTCCTGCTACCGTCGGATGCCACGGCGTTTGCCAAGCATATCGGCTTAATTTCGCTCTTGGTTGGTAACGTGTACCTGGCCAGGCAGACTGGCTATTTCGATCCTGCTGCTGAACAGCAACCACTGCTCCATACTTGGTCATTGTCGGTCGAGGAGCAGTTCTACCTGATGCTGCCACTGGTCCTGTATCTGCTACGCCGGCGGTCAGTACGAATGCAAGCGGTCGTGCTTGGTGCTTTACTGGTAATCTCGCTTGCCGCATCGCAATGGGCGATAGGCAAGGCGCAACCAGGCGCGTATTACCTCGCACACAATCGGGCGTTCGAGTTCTTGATCGGTGTGCTGCTTGCGTACGCTCCGGCCTTACAAGGTGCCAAGCGGAGAACCTTTGACTTGATCGCGTTGGGTGGACTCGCGGTTGTTGTCATTAGCGCGGTCATGCTAAAGCCTGCCGCACCATTCCCCGGCATGCTGGCGTTGGCGCCATGCCTGGCAGTTGCCTCGACGATTTGGGCTACGCCTCGATCGAGTCTTGCCTCCTTGTTGCTGGCCAATCGGTGGGTAGTGGCGCTGGGACGCGCTTCCTACAGCATCTATCTTTGGCATTGGCCAATACTGTTCGCGCTGCGCCGTTTTGATCTGCGCGCGCCCGAGTGGACTGCGGCGGGGGTCGTTGCGTCATTGGCCGTTGGCGCAGTGTCCTATCGTTGGATTGAGCAGCGATTTCGCTATGGAGCAATCCCACAGCGTAAGGCAGCAATTCGCTTCATGCTTGCCCCTGCACTAGCTGTTGCGGGTGTGATCGTGATTGGCAAGGTCTCTGGTGGCTTCTTGTTCGCCTATCCTCAAGCGTTCCGAATCGCTTACTCGAAGGCGGAAGAGGGTACATGGGATGACGCACGAGGCAAGGCCTGCTGGGAGCAGGTCGCTGTCACCGACCCACGTCGATGCCATCTTGGCCAGCCTGATGCTGTGCGCCGGGCGGTGCTCTGGGGTGACTCACACGCGTATCATCTCCTGCATTTCGTCGACCGCCTCGGCATCGACTACCATCTGCAGGTTCAGGACGTTGCCTTTCCGATGTGTGCCCCTATCGTCCAAGTCCCTGAACGGGCCGGAGACTCCCGCTATGAGGGAAACCGTCAACGCTGCGCGGAGCACAATGCGAATGTCATGCGCTACCTGGTGGCTAACCGCAGCATCGATACCGTGATCCTATCGGCCGTCTGGGACCTATACGCAAACGGGGAGCCGCGTGCCGATGCAGCGCCGAATATCCACGGCTACCTGCCGGGAGACATTGACCGTGCGCTCGATGAGACTGTTGGCCAACTGCTGAAGGCTGGAAAGCGCGTGGTGGTGTTCGACGATATTCCGCTGCTGCCGGAAAGCAGCGTGAATTGTCCTTTGTACAACCGCCTTCGGTGGCAACGCGAGCAACACGATTGCACCTTTGCCCTTGCCGATGCCAGTGGCAACCGCGCTGCGGCGCAAGCCGTGCTCGATCGCCTTATGGCGAAGCACCCGGCAGTCTCTGTTGTCCGCACTTACGGCGCAAGTTGTACTGCAGGACGGTGCGTTGCGGAGTATGACGGCGTACCCCTCTATCGTCTCAACGACTCCGGCCACCTCAGCATGGAGGGCAGCCGCGTCTACTACGACCTTTACCAAAGCACTCGGCCACACGAGCTTGAGCAGGTCTTCGGCGGGCGGCTCAAACTAGCGGCCAACAGCGTCCAGTAG
- the pilV gene encoding shufflon system plasmid conjugative transfer pilus tip adhesin PilV, whose product MSEVIGLLFAVIVGLTFLPTLSTFSQTANGNTRSATTAQQQKRLIDAGSAYIQQYSTNVQSVATATTPAIITVPMLQAVNLLDASFSATNPFGQTWQIEVLQPSAGNLQAFVMSYGGTAMNDMVASKIAGLVGAQGGFIPKNDSGAYAGGAATAYGSYSGWTMPTANYTSIAGGHLAALLSFNNGQLTNNYLYRNAVPGQPNLNRMGTAIDMGGNNINNAGTVNATTTNTSGETYTGGWFRTRGDSGWYSEKWGGGWYMSDPTWIRAYNSKNVWTPGTLQADTNVNSAYISAWGWMNSAGRIRTGEFLQVDGWANEGWGCGPNGLHGRDGTGALTCENGVWSRGGGSNGAYVFASGYSGGSGWVWNNSGKTQFVVASGGTGVNRCQLVGQLNTIGAFVQNADNNDSWSKVCTITFPVPSGTAWMVTSNPYNEGAGNFSVWVYQ is encoded by the coding sequence ATGAGCGAAGTCATCGGTCTTCTCTTTGCCGTCATCGTCGGCTTGACGTTTCTTCCCACGCTGTCCACGTTCTCCCAAACGGCGAACGGCAACACGCGGTCGGCCACCACGGCTCAACAGCAAAAAAGACTGATTGACGCCGGCTCGGCCTACATTCAGCAGTACAGCACGAACGTGCAGAGCGTAGCCACCGCCACTACTCCGGCCATCATCACCGTCCCGATGTTGCAAGCCGTGAACCTCCTGGATGCGTCGTTTAGCGCGACGAACCCCTTCGGCCAGACGTGGCAGATTGAAGTACTTCAGCCCAGCGCGGGCAATCTACAGGCCTTCGTCATGAGCTACGGCGGGACAGCCATGAATGACATGGTTGCGTCCAAGATCGCAGGTCTTGTTGGTGCTCAGGGAGGCTTCATCCCAAAGAACGATTCAGGCGCCTACGCCGGCGGAGCCGCTACAGCCTATGGGTCATACAGCGGCTGGACGATGCCAACAGCCAACTACACGTCTATTGCGGGCGGCCACCTCGCAGCACTTCTGTCATTCAACAACGGGCAGTTGACCAACAATTACCTCTACCGTAATGCCGTACCTGGCCAGCCAAACCTCAATCGCATGGGGACGGCCATCGATATGGGTGGGAATAACATCAACAACGCAGGCACGGTGAACGCAACAACCACGAATACCTCGGGCGAGACCTACACTGGCGGGTGGTTCCGGACGCGCGGGGATTCCGGCTGGTACTCGGAAAAATGGGGTGGTGGGTGGTACATGAGCGACCCTACTTGGATTCGCGCCTACAACAGCAAAAATGTCTGGACTCCAGGTACATTGCAAGCCGATACCAACGTGAATTCTGCTTATATTTCCGCATGGGGCTGGATGAACTCGGCGGGTCGAATCCGCACTGGCGAGTTTCTGCAGGTCGACGGCTGGGCCAACGAAGGCTGGGGCTGTGGTCCCAATGGGCTCCACGGTCGTGATGGCACTGGAGCGCTGACCTGTGAAAATGGCGTATGGTCGCGTGGGGGAGGCAGCAATGGTGCTTATGTTTTCGCCAGCGGCTACTCTGGAGGCTCGGGCTGGGTGTGGAACAACTCTGGCAAGACGCAGTTCGTAGTCGCATCCGGTGGCACTGGGGTCAATCGCTGCCAACTAGTTGGCCAGCTCAACACAATTGGAGCCTTCGTGCAAAACGCCGACAACAACGACTCTTGGTCGAAGGTCTGCACCATTACATTCCCGGTGCCGAGCGGGACGGCGTGGATGGTTACCTCCAATCCCTACAACGAAGGCGCCGGCAATTTCTCGGTATGGGTTTACCAGTAA
- a CDS encoding type IV pilus biogenesis protein PilM, which produces MRLMPTLVFALFTGLVAIYRYQSASNIPPTQVLQAAQAGQMFVAYAGAVGAFRNSNPAFTGSVSAAQLAAQGTPFSASFLATAGNNITPFGSAGRTITTYASLPTGAINTIVSITGGDAAYGMSSGTTWTSVAPGSTSQTLATTVPNGSVVSVIQIGQ; this is translated from the coding sequence ATGCGATTGATGCCCACTCTGGTGTTCGCGCTATTTACCGGCCTCGTGGCGATCTATCGCTACCAAAGCGCGTCCAACATCCCGCCTACGCAGGTCCTGCAAGCCGCCCAGGCTGGCCAAATGTTCGTCGCTTACGCCGGCGCAGTCGGGGCCTTCAGGAACAGCAATCCGGCCTTCACCGGCTCGGTTTCGGCTGCGCAGCTCGCTGCTCAAGGCACGCCCTTCTCGGCTTCGTTCCTTGCGACGGCCGGCAACAACATCACCCCGTTTGGATCGGCCGGTCGGACAATTACCACATACGCATCGTTGCCGACCGGTGCTATCAATACCATCGTCTCCATAACGGGTGGAGACGCGGCCTACGGTATGTCTTCCGGCACAACCTGGACCAGCGTGGCGCCGGGTTCAACCAGCCAAACACTTGCAACGACCGTGCCCAACGGCAGTGTCGTCTCCGTTATTCAGATCGGCCAGTAA
- a CDS encoding ATPase, T2SS/T4P/T4SS family yields the protein MKLHDLEFSDLYVAEDARECWYKPTPDSLNVVPVADACAEEVMALRKFLVAQAQSRGPAFRVQWPPKEGPRMRVGLMQISTGNSLFVCRRYRMPPGDLESLGVPPHFARKLYDKTLTEGLVVFMGKTGSGKTTTAASTILGRLHRHGGVCWTVENPVELPMQGQHGKGWCYQTEVSSDDDITSAIRNMLRASPNIIFIGELRSSEAVRAAITASISGHLVVATFHAGDLVSGLSRLAMLANNDKISAALADALRVAVHLTLHIAEPGKTPPPAALPFTLPESKGTGAPPRILSFEPLWMNSELQESLQSIVRDGTFHMLSSEVERQRRTAMMNRNLP from the coding sequence ATGAAGTTGCACGACCTGGAGTTTTCCGATCTGTACGTGGCAGAGGATGCGCGGGAGTGCTGGTATAAGCCGACTCCCGACTCTCTGAACGTCGTACCTGTGGCTGACGCCTGCGCAGAAGAGGTCATGGCGTTGCGCAAGTTCCTCGTCGCCCAGGCACAGAGTCGTGGTCCGGCATTTCGCGTTCAGTGGCCCCCTAAGGAGGGCCCGCGAATGCGTGTCGGCCTGATGCAAATCTCCACTGGCAACAGTCTCTTCGTCTGTCGTCGCTATCGGATGCCCCCCGGCGACCTTGAGTCCCTTGGGGTACCTCCGCACTTCGCCAGGAAGCTCTACGACAAGACGCTGACAGAGGGCCTCGTGGTCTTCATGGGGAAGACTGGCAGCGGCAAGACGACCACCGCCGCATCTACCATTCTGGGCCGCTTGCACCGGCACGGTGGTGTCTGCTGGACCGTCGAAAACCCAGTCGAGCTCCCTATGCAGGGTCAACACGGCAAGGGATGGTGCTATCAGACCGAAGTGTCATCGGACGATGACATCACTTCGGCGATCCGCAACATGCTAAGAGCCAGCCCCAACATTATCTTCATTGGAGAACTGCGCAGTAGCGAGGCAGTACGTGCCGCCATCACTGCCAGCATCAGCGGTCACCTTGTGGTAGCGACATTCCATGCCGGGGATCTGGTTAGCGGGCTCTCGCGCCTTGCCATGCTCGCGAACAACGACAAGATCTCTGCAGCCTTGGCCGACGCACTCCGGGTTGCTGTTCACCTCACTCTGCACATCGCGGAACCGGGAAAGACGCCTCCGCCGGCAGCGCTTCCATTCACACTCCCGGAGTCGAAGGGCACTGGAGCCCCGCCTCGCATCCTTTCGTTTGAACCCCTATGGATGAACAGTGAATTGCAAGAGAGCCTCCAGTCGATCGTGCGCGACGGCACCTTCCATATGCTCAGCAGCGAGGTAGAGCGACAGCGCCGCACTGCAATGATGAACCGCAATTTGCCATGA